CCATGCCAAACGTAACTGGGGCGCTTTCGAGATATTCAATGTGTGGTCCAACGATATCCAGAGTCTGTTCGGCTACACCCTCGCCGCATCACTGTTCCTGACCTACAACCTGAGTGGCTGGGCGGTGATGGCGGCCATCATTCTCGCCGGTGTGATCGTGATGTTTCTGGTCAACCTGACCGGCTCGCCCAGCGTACGCTACGGCATTCCCTTCCCGGTCATGGTCCGCGCCAGCATGGGAGTGAGGGGGTCCAATCTTCCGGCACTGCTGCGCGCCATTGTGGGGATATTCTGGTACGGCGTGCAGACCTACTTCGCCTCCACCGCCGTTACCCTGATGATCACCGCCCTGATCGGTACCGATGGCGGCGAAGGGGCCCTCGGGCTATCGCCGGTGGCATGGTTGTCCTTCCTGATCGTATGGGTCTTCCAACTGGCCATCTTCTGGGCCGGTATCGAGCGCATCAAGCACTTCCTCAACTGGGCCGGCCCGCTGGTCTATGTGGTGATGGTGGCGCTGATGGCGATTATCTGGTGGCAGGCCGGTGACCAGTTGTTGCCGGCGGTAGGCAGTATCTTCTCCGGCACTGGCGATGATGCCCGCATCGGTGGCTTGCAGGCCTTTGCCGCCATCGTCGGTACCATGGTCGCCTACTTCGCGGCAGTGGTGATCAACTTCGGCGATTTCACCCGTTTCGTGCGTACCGAGCGTCAGATGAAGCTGGGCAACCTGCTGGGGCTGCCGCTGAACGTGGCCTTCTTCTCGTTCATTGCCCTGATCATCACCGCCGGAACCATGGTGCTGTTCGGCGAGGCTCTGACCAACCCCACCGATATCGTCGAGCGGGTCGATGCCCTGCCGCTGACACTACTCTCGGCGTTGACCTTCTTCGCCGCGACCGTAGGCATCAATCTCGTCGCCAACTTCATTCCCCCCGCCTATGACCTGGCCAACCTGTTTCCGCGACATATCAGCTTCCGAACAGGAGGCCTGATCACCGCCTGTGTCGCGCTGATCGTGGGTGCGCTATGGGTGTCGGTCATCAGCCATATCGGCGTGTCGGGCTTCGTCAATGCAGTAGGCGCCGTCGTCGCGCCCTTCTACGGCATCATTGTCGTCGACTACTACCTGATCAAGGGCGGCAAGCTGGATATTCAGGCGCTGTACTCGGCCCGGGAAGGTGATGCCTATACCTATACCAACGGCTGGAACCTGCGTGGTCTGGTGGCATTCGCCATCGCCGCGCTGTTCTCGGCGTCAACTGTGGTAGTGCCCGCCATGGCCAATCTGTCCGGCTTCGGATGGATGCTCGGCGCAGCGCTGGGAGGTGTTCTCTATCTGTTGCTGATGCGCGGCCAGGCGGCAAAGGTGAAAACAGCCTGAGCCAGGTTCACACCGAGGGAGAAGCCAGTCTTCTCCCTCGGCCTTCTCTCACGTTCAGCGAGCGAATATCTCGAACAGATCCAGAGACTCATTGTCTTCTTCAACAATCGACAGTGAGGCTTCGATCGCCTTGAGATGCCGGCTCATGAAGGCCTGGGCACGCTCGCCCTTGCCCTCGGCCAGAAAATTGATCAGGTCCTGATGGTCGTGCGACTCACAACCGAGGTGGCCGGTATTGCCATACACCGCCAGAATCAGCGACGAGCGCGAACACAGGCGTTCGACAAACTCCGCCAGGGTACGATTGCCCGAGATACTTGCTATGTAAGTATGAAAACCGGCGGACAGGCGAATCGCCTGACTCTGCTCCCCACCACGCAAGGCCTCGTGCTCACGCTTCGCCAAGCGCTGAAGCTCCGCTATGTCCGCGGATGTGATTCGCCGGGCAATTTCCGGTATCAGACCACACTCCACCATCTGCCGCGCCTCAAACACATCCCTGGCTTCCTCTGCAGTGGGCCGAGTTACACTAGCCCCACGCCGTGGTGTCAGAGTGACCATTTGTTCGAGCGCCAGGCGCTGCAGAATCTTGCGAATTCCTGTACGACTGACTCCGAATACATCGGACAGAGCATCCTCGCGCAGGCGCGCGCCCGGCTTGAGACGATGTTCGATGATGGCGTCGCTTATCGATCGATAGATGGCTTCATGGCGCTCGGCACCATCGCCGTTCTTCCCCATGCGAAGGCCTGGTGCGTCGGCAGCCTGAGGGGAAGCCTTCACGCGTTGATTCATCAGCGCTCTCCTGTCAGTGCGCTATCCACAGAGTCTGGGCTGGCTTGCCCACTATACTGCAGTCTATTGTATACGACATCCTGCATGCCTGAGTTGAAAAGGACGACACAAAAAGGCCTGTCCACAGAGAGAGGACAGGCCGGAAATATGTCACAGTGCGTATCATCAGCACGGATACAGCGGCTATTCGCTTCCCCAGGCAGCAATCAGCTTGCGCTCATCGTCGGTCATCTGGGTCAGATTGCCCAGCGGCATATAGCCGCTGGCGACTACCTGCTGGATAACCGCCTTGTGTTGCTCGACCTCAGCTTCCGTCTCGAGTGCAATACCAGCAGGTGCGGCGCTGAAACTCGGATGCTCGGGCTGAGCGGCATGGCAGGATGCACAACGCTCAACCATCACGGAGTGAACTCTCGCAAGCGGCGCCTCGTCTACCTCTGCACCTTGCTGCTCGGCGGTGGCCGTCGGTTCGCTGGTGACAGCTGCAGTCGCCTCACCATCATTACCGCTCAGGCTCGGCGCCCCCAGGCCAAAGGCCAACAGGATCAACACGACCCCCGCGGCAGGATAGGCCGGCTTGTTGTGACCCGCGTGCATCAATACGAAGTACTGGCGAATCAAGGCACCGGCAAAGATCAGCAGCGCAATGATCACCCAGGCCCAATCATTGGCGTAGGCAAAGGAATAGTGGTTGCTGATCATCAGCAACACCACCGGCAACGTGAAGTAGGTGTTATGCACCGAACGCTGCTTGCCGCGTTTGCCATCCAGAGGATTGGGTGTCTCTCCAGCCTGCATCGCCTTGACCATGCGACGCTGACCAGGAATGATCCAGAAGAACACGTTGGCCGACATTGCGGTCGCCATCACCGCACCGGTGAGCAGGAAGGCCGCTCGCCCGGAAAAAATGTGCACGCTCAACCAGGCGACCACAACCATCAGTACCGCTACGGCGATACTCAGCAGGCCATCGCGATCCATATTGGGGCTGATGCGCTTGCACAACTCGTTATAGACAATCCAGCCCCCGGCAAGGAATGCCAGCGCGACCAGATTGGCTTCCAGTCCACTCATGTTGGCCGCCCACTGCCATGGGCTGCCGGGGTTTACCAGGTAGAAGCTGGGATTGGCCATGTACAGGATCACGAACAGCGCGAAACCCGACAACCAGGTGGTGTAGGACTTCCAGAACGACCAGTGCAGGTCATCCGGCAGCTTGTCCGGTGCCGTCGCATACTTCTGGTTGTGATAGAAGCCGCCGCCATGCACGGCCCACATTTCACCGAAGACGCCCTTGCGGCGGTCCTCTTCGGCCTTGGGCTTCTTCAGCCCGTTGTCGAGCATGACGAAATAGATCGACTCGCCAATCCAGGCGATGGCAGCGATGACGTGCAGCCAGCGCAGCATGAAATTGGTGACATCAAGCAAGTAGGAAGACATGGCGTGTACTCTGCCGTTGTTGTTGGAAGGCGCGGGAACCGCTGCATGGCGTCACCCGCGCCGAGTCACGGTGGTAAAGAGAGACTCAGCTGCCGCGATAGGTGGAGTAGCTGTAGGCGGAAAGCAGCAGCGGTACGTGGTAATGCTCACTGGAATCGGCTACGCCGAAGCGCAACGGGATATGGTCGAGGAAGCGCGGCTCGCTGGCTTCCATCGCCTGGGCACGCAGATAATCACCAGCGTGGAAGAGCAGTTCGTATTCACCGCTGGTGAAGGCATCGCCTTCCAGCAAGGGGTTATCGCAGCGACCATCATCGTTGGTCACCGTACTCCCGAGTTGAACGCGCTCATCACCGTTGATGCGGAAGATATCGATGCGAATGCCCTGCCCCGGACAGCCGCGCGAGGTATCCAGTACGTGTGTGGTCAAGCGACCCATGATGCTCCTCCTGCTATACGCGATGCCATGTTCGATTGGATGATAATTGCTCGTCGGTGCGAGCCAATGGTAAACATGATTGATCTAAATGAGGGTACATTTCAACCAATTTTTTGTATACAGTTTACGCAGACCTTTACATTCGCTATTCAACCTTCCATCCGTGCAGGCAATAACTGCAGAAGATAACAACGACAGGAGACCACATGACCACGCCGATTCTCGAAAAGCGTCCCAGCCTCATGGACAAGGCTACCTTCGTCGCTACCTATGGCGATGTCTTCGAGCACTCGCCCTGGGTCGCTGAAGCCGCCTGGGAGCTTGGCTTGACTGAGCGGCACGATAACCCCGTGACCCTTGCGGAACATATGGGGCAAGTGCTGATCGATGCCGACAAGGCACAACAGATGCAGGTGATTCTGGCGCACCCCGATCTTGCCGGTAAGGCTGCAGCAGCGGGAGAGTTGACCAACGACTCAACAAGAGAACAGGCCGGCGCGGGGCTGGATCAGTGCACCCAGGAAGAGCTCGAACGCTTCACTCGACTCAACAATGCCTACAAGGAACGCTTCGGCTTTCCCTTCATCATGGCAGTGAAGGGCGGTAATCGGCACACCATTCTCGCCGCATTCGAGGAGCGTCTACACCATGACGCTGATCAGGAGCGTCGAGAGGCTGTCGCGCAGATCAACCGCATTGCCCGCTTCCGTCTGGAAGATCGCGCCAGTTGACCAGCACCACAAGGCACAACGGCCAGCCCTGAACAGGCTGGCCGTTGTACTGAATAGCGTTGCCGCGGATAACGCAAGTCGTTAGCCAATGATGATAGCCTCCCGGCAACCCTCTTCCAAGCTTGGCTCCTTCCCGGCCTGACTCCTTCTACTCCTGACTATAGGCACCGCTGATATCGGAGATGCGTAGAGCCTCGCGTCCCATGCCACCGTGGAGATCCAACATACGCTCCAGCCATGCGTATACCGGGTCGGCGTTGGAGACAAGGTCAGCATTGGAAACACTGCGCGCCCACATGAAGTTTCCAAACACCAGATAGTCACCGGCGCCAGGCGCCTCTCCATCGATGAAATCGGATTGCGCGAGCACTCCGCGCAACGGTTCCAGAGCCGCATCAAGCTGTGACAGCCCCTTGGCAGGCGAATGGAACTCCTCCAACCGACAGCCGAAGCGCTTTTCTCGGGTCTCGCGGAAGTAGCTTCGATCCTTCGGATGAATCGCGTTGATCAGGTCCATGATGATGGTGCGCATGATTGCCGGCGCCATGACACGTTCGACATGACCCTTGATATACAGCGCACGTGCTTCGGCCGCAGGGTCACCCAGCAACGATGGTGTATCCGGATAGGCACGATCCAGGTAACGCAGGATCTCGAAACTGTCGGTAACGGTCTCATCACCATCAACCAGCACTGGCACCTTGTCATGATCAGCAAATGCCAGCGCCTGCTTATCCGTGAAGTTCCACGCCCGAGTTTCCACCTCCAACCCCTTGTGAGCCAAAGCCAGCTTGACTCGCCAGCAATACGGTGAAAACCGCAACTCGTCATCGATACCACACAGGTCATACAGCACTCGTGACATTCTGCTTGCCTCGGTTAAGGAGCGATTGCCACATAGTGCCAGCATCCTGGCCTGGAACCAATGTCATCGCCCGGGTGAAGGGTTGTCATTGTGACACCAGCTCATTGGCAGTCGTCTCCCGAGTGAAATTTTGTCCATTAGTCTAAGAATCTGACACTCCACGCCGAGTTCCGTTCTTAGTCATCCACTTACAAGATATTGTTTTTAAAATACATATCTCAGAAAGAAAGTTGAAATCAGCTTCGGGAAGATTGGTAATACCAATTCTCCAACTATGGAGTTTCCATCGTTGGAGAGCTTATCGTGCAGCGGACGCCATACCGTGATCCGGTGGGCGAACCTTCATCGAGTCTGCTGACCGCAAACGACAAGAGAACACCGGCTGATGACTGATACGACCCTTGCACTGCTGGCATTCGTGCCACTGATACTGGCAGGTATTCTGCTGATTGGACTGCGTATGGCCGCAAGAATAGCCATGCCGATTGTCTTCGTGGTGACCGCTTTGATTGCGCTGCTGGCCTGGGATATGACCATGACCCGGGTCATTGCCTCGACCCTGCAGGGCCTGATCCTGACCGTCGCGATCCTGTGGATCATCTTCGGCGCCATTCTGCTGCTCAACACTCTCAAGCACTCGGGTGGTATTACCGCCATCCGCAACGGCTTCTCCGGCATCAGCCCCGATCGCCGCGTGCAGGCGATCATCGTTGCCTGGCTATTCGGCTGCTTCATCGAGGGTGCTTCAGGCT
This Halomonas huangheensis DNA region includes the following protein-coding sequences:
- a CDS encoding NCS1 family nucleobase:cation symporter-1; translation: MNEPDLHLDTSRVDASLYNKDLAPLPHAKRNWGAFEIFNVWSNDIQSLFGYTLAASLFLTYNLSGWAVMAAIILAGVIVMFLVNLTGSPSVRYGIPFPVMVRASMGVRGSNLPALLRAIVGIFWYGVQTYFASTAVTLMITALIGTDGGEGALGLSPVAWLSFLIVWVFQLAIFWAGIERIKHFLNWAGPLVYVVMVALMAIIWWQAGDQLLPAVGSIFSGTGDDARIGGLQAFAAIVGTMVAYFAAVVINFGDFTRFVRTERQMKLGNLLGLPLNVAFFSFIALIITAGTMVLFGEALTNPTDIVERVDALPLTLLSALTFFAATVGINLVANFIPPAYDLANLFPRHISFRTGGLITACVALIVGALWVSVISHIGVSGFVNAVGAVVAPFYGIIVVDYYLIKGGKLDIQALYSAREGDAYTYTNGWNLRGLVAFAIAALFSASTVVVPAMANLSGFGWMLGAALGGVLYLLLMRGQAAKVKTA
- a CDS encoding GntR family transcriptional regulator; amino-acid sequence: MNQRVKASPQAADAPGLRMGKNGDGAERHEAIYRSISDAIIEHRLKPGARLREDALSDVFGVSRTGIRKILQRLALEQMVTLTPRRGASVTRPTAEEARDVFEARQMVECGLIPEIARRITSADIAELQRLAKREHEALRGGEQSQAIRLSAGFHTYIASISGNRTLAEFVERLCSRSSLILAVYGNTGHLGCESHDHQDLINFLAEGKGERAQAFMSRHLKAIEASLSIVEEDNESLDLFEIFAR
- a CDS encoding urate hydroxylase PuuD, encoding MSSYLLDVTNFMLRWLHVIAAIAWIGESIYFVMLDNGLKKPKAEEDRRKGVFGEMWAVHGGGFYHNQKYATAPDKLPDDLHWSFWKSYTTWLSGFALFVILYMANPSFYLVNPGSPWQWAANMSGLEANLVALAFLAGGWIVYNELCKRISPNMDRDGLLSIAVAVLMVVVAWLSVHIFSGRAAFLLTGAVMATAMSANVFFWIIPGQRRMVKAMQAGETPNPLDGKRGKQRSVHNTYFTLPVVLLMISNHYSFAYANDWAWVIIALLIFAGALIRQYFVLMHAGHNKPAYPAAGVVLILLAFGLGAPSLSGNDGEATAAVTSEPTATAEQQGAEVDEAPLARVHSVMVERCASCHAAQPEHPSFSAAPAGIALETEAEVEQHKAVIQQVVASGYMPLGNLTQMTDDERKLIAAWGSE
- the uraH gene encoding hydroxyisourate hydrolase, whose translation is MGRLTTHVLDTSRGCPGQGIRIDIFRINGDERVQLGSTVTNDDGRCDNPLLEGDAFTSGEYELLFHAGDYLRAQAMEASEPRFLDHIPLRFGVADSSEHYHVPLLLSAYSYSTYRGS
- the uraD gene encoding 2-oxo-4-hydroxy-4-carboxy-5-ureidoimidazoline decarboxylase; protein product: MTTPILEKRPSLMDKATFVATYGDVFEHSPWVAEAAWELGLTERHDNPVTLAEHMGQVLIDADKAQQMQVILAHPDLAGKAAAAGELTNDSTREQAGAGLDQCTQEELERFTRLNNAYKERFGFPFIMAVKGGNRHTILAAFEERLHHDADQERREAVAQINRIARFRLEDRAS
- a CDS encoding glutathione S-transferase N-terminal domain-containing protein, whose product is MSRVLYDLCGIDDELRFSPYCWRVKLALAHKGLEVETRAWNFTDKQALAFADHDKVPVLVDGDETVTDSFEILRYLDRAYPDTPSLLGDPAAEARALYIKGHVERVMAPAIMRTIIMDLINAIHPKDRSYFRETREKRFGCRLEEFHSPAKGLSQLDAALEPLRGVLAQSDFIDGEAPGAGDYLVFGNFMWARSVSNADLVSNADPVYAWLERMLDLHGGMGREALRISDISGAYSQE